One part of the Sphingobacterium sp. LZ7M1 genome encodes these proteins:
- a CDS encoding DUF6850 family outer membrane beta-barrel protein, producing the protein MLRYLSTVVLCCCFASISKAQDSLSVNSLGIKERMDISRTFRNTLYESPALRPFQYQQSLTPIELSYFSDNKDRYTLQRGSGDQGFRFNTESYQKEAFPNITLWGEASYESKKIQDLKFNETSDFEVVFPYLTADSVGGDLNSEMYQFSGGMAKEIGKWVIGGEAGYRANLSHRKVDPRPENNSSNLHVGLGASYQILPQYLLSANLGYQFYKQSNKLTFLRELGKPPVYYMNGLGAYNKLLSGLSSESDDILYEMNGFDGKISFLPRSEHGFFIEAGLSQKNGNRKLSASRRNANDWTDQIISGKIGYLHRTKDWKYGGNASMELQTRKGVESLFHNDGSSQGLIKISEISSYRYYHFSYHLEAIVGKADWTIKPYADFTQFKEQYVNPFSEQLADMLNIGVEGQYLWDLKSGLFGISLNLQKQKLLKSRSQFNGVKQGTGIADMLQENYNYLTAEPFSIGARARYDFVAAKQIKPFVQAEALSATEIKQKYYSLTIGLMF; encoded by the coding sequence ATGTTAAGGTACTTATCCACGGTTGTTTTATGCTGCTGTTTTGCTTCTATTAGCAAAGCACAGGATTCCCTGAGCGTAAATTCTTTGGGGATCAAGGAACGTATGGATATCAGCAGGACTTTCCGTAATACTTTATATGAAAGTCCTGCATTAAGACCCTTCCAATACCAACAGTCGTTAACTCCTATTGAACTGTCTTATTTCTCCGACAATAAGGATCGATATACCCTGCAAAGGGGATCCGGAGACCAAGGATTTAGATTCAATACCGAGTCTTACCAAAAAGAAGCTTTTCCCAATATCACCCTTTGGGGAGAGGCTAGCTACGAGAGCAAGAAAATCCAAGACCTCAAGTTCAATGAAACTTCGGATTTTGAGGTCGTGTTCCCGTATTTAACCGCTGACTCTGTAGGTGGCGACCTCAATTCAGAGATGTACCAATTTTCTGGAGGTATGGCCAAAGAGATTGGAAAATGGGTCATCGGGGGAGAAGCTGGCTACAGAGCCAATCTTTCCCATCGTAAAGTGGACCCAAGACCAGAGAACAACAGTAGCAACCTCCATGTTGGATTGGGAGCTTCTTACCAAATCCTACCGCAGTATCTGTTGAGTGCTAACCTGGGATATCAATTCTATAAACAAAGCAACAAATTAACCTTCCTGAGAGAACTGGGGAAACCGCCAGTATATTATATGAATGGATTAGGAGCATATAATAAATTGCTTTCAGGCTTATCTAGTGAAAGTGATGACATCCTATATGAGATGAATGGGTTTGACGGAAAGATTTCCTTCCTTCCCAGATCAGAACATGGTTTTTTTATTGAAGCAGGTTTATCTCAAAAGAATGGTAATCGAAAATTATCCGCATCCCGTAGAAATGCCAATGATTGGACTGACCAGATCATCTCTGGAAAAATCGGCTATCTCCATAGAACAAAGGATTGGAAATACGGTGGAAATGCCTCCATGGAGTTGCAAACCAGAAAAGGAGTCGAAAGCCTATTCCATAATGATGGATCTTCCCAGGGTCTTATTAAGATTTCTGAAATATCTTCTTACCGCTATTATCATTTCAGTTACCACCTCGAGGCAATTGTAGGAAAAGCAGACTGGACCATTAAGCCTTATGCGGATTTTACCCAATTTAAGGAACAATATGTCAACCCTTTCAGTGAACAACTGGCTGATATGCTGAATATTGGCGTTGAGGGGCAGTATTTATGGGATTTAAAGAGCGGTTTATTTGGAATTAGTTTAAATTTGCAGAAGCAGAAACTGTTGAAAAGCAGATCCCAGTTCAATGGTGTCAAGCAAGGGACTGGAATTGCGGATATGCTGCAAGAGAACTATAACTACCTAACAGCCGAACCTTTCTCCATCGGAGCTCGTGCAAGGTATGATTTTGTAGCAGCAAAGCAGATCAAACCTTTTGTGCAGGCAGAGGCGCTTTCGGCTACTGAAATAAAACAGAAGTATTATTCGTTGACCATAGGGTTGATGTTTTAG
- a CDS encoding cytochrome-c peroxidase has product MKKVLAIGFILGMCILSTAFLSDKGIQDLRSLYSKPISEWPKPTIDSGVKYEEFKSLPKIDTSYFSLMEQPKVKLGKFLFFDPILSGSNQISCSSCHNPQTYFGDHSTVPVGHDHLVGNRNSISLMNVGERKTMFWDGRAHSLEEQALSPIEAHNEMAMDLTKLVPKLKAIPEYKKLFKEAFGDEDFSMPEIMSALATFQRTITSKRSRFDEFLDGKYEALNDDEIAGLHLFRTKARCMNCHNGQYFTDEDFHNIGLTYYKRKYEDLGRYEVTKDPKDVGKFRTPSLRDVMNTNPWMHNGLFDNIIGVINMYNSGMAMNNPRNAEQEADPMHPRIDPLMKKLDLSKEEIRQVAAFLDAITATKYRMPRPEKLPR; this is encoded by the coding sequence ATGAAAAAAGTATTAGCGATCGGGTTTATTTTGGGAATGTGCATTCTGAGCACAGCTTTTCTGAGTGATAAAGGGATTCAAGATTTGCGAAGCCTTTACAGCAAGCCAATCAGTGAGTGGCCAAAACCAACCATTGACTCTGGCGTGAAATATGAAGAGTTCAAATCTCTTCCAAAAATCGATACCAGCTATTTTTCCTTAATGGAACAGCCTAAGGTGAAACTGGGCAAGTTCCTTTTCTTTGACCCTATCCTATCGGGTTCGAACCAGATTTCATGCAGCTCTTGCCATAATCCCCAAACGTACTTTGGAGACCATTCCACCGTACCTGTAGGGCATGACCATCTCGTTGGAAATAGAAATTCCATTTCCTTGATGAATGTTGGCGAGCGCAAAACCATGTTTTGGGACGGTAGAGCCCATTCCCTTGAAGAACAAGCGCTGAGCCCAATTGAAGCACATAATGAAATGGCCATGGACCTGACTAAACTGGTCCCTAAACTGAAAGCTATCCCCGAATACAAAAAACTATTCAAAGAGGCTTTTGGCGATGAGGATTTCTCAATGCCTGAAATCATGAGCGCCCTTGCTACCTTCCAACGCACGATTACAAGTAAAAGAAGTAGGTTTGACGAATTCTTAGATGGAAAATACGAGGCCTTGAATGATGATGAGATTGCAGGATTGCACTTGTTCCGTACCAAAGCCCGCTGTATGAACTGCCATAACGGGCAGTACTTTACGGACGAAGATTTTCATAATATCGGACTGACCTATTACAAAAGAAAATATGAGGATTTAGGGCGTTATGAAGTGACCAAAGACCCTAAAGATGTCGGAAAGTTCAGAACACCATCCTTGAGAGATGTAATGAATACGAATCCTTGGATGCATAATGGTCTGTTCGATAATATTATCGGTGTGATCAATATGTATAACTCTGGGATGGCCATGAACAACCCTAGAAATGCAGAACAGGAGGCGGATCCGATGCACCCTAGGATTGACCCATTGATGAAGAAACTGGATCTGAGCAAAGAGGAAATCCGTCAGGTTGCCGCATTTTTGGACGCGATAACGGCCACTAAATATCGCATGCCGAGACCTGAAAAATTACCGCGATAA